Below is a window of Podarcis muralis chromosome 5, rPodMur119.hap1.1, whole genome shotgun sequence DNA.
ggatttgccctaaccccagatgttgcgcccggtgcggccggccccccctgcaccccccacgctacgccactgagcacaGCAGCTGGTTCCTCAAAGAAGTTGCAAGAGAAACATCTGAAATAACAGGAACATTTTAATGAATATTGAACACATGTGGGCAATAGACCAAGGTCTTGTCCACCACGTTTACATTCTATGTCACTACTGCATGAGTTACTATAGCACAGATTATAGTTTaaagcagcctcccccaacctcgtGCAATAACAACCTTGAAAAATACAGAGTTTGGGGtgtgtcccccctcccctttgttttctcttctgcacaggttctgtttctctttctctttcttgtttGTGTCTCACCATGTTTGGTGcatgtatactgtatttttcgctccacaagacgcacctgaccataagacgcacctagtttttagaggaggaaaccaagaaaaaaaatattctgatcaaaacagtggatgtatgatttttgtggttcatgctgtggccacagacatgtgatttgatggtgagtttggggtagcccaatgcaaaaatcctgaagatccatgtgaatccatgctttgtaaccaggtTTTTgagccattgcggccccacgcaacagtgggtgcgtgattttttgtgagcaggctatagccatggacatgctatgtgatctgatggtgaatttggtgtgacccaatgcaaaaatcctgaggatccatgggcttttacctccgccctctcaggcagcctcctttatctttttttttttttaaataataatttttattaaccggccaatcacatcacatcacataaattccgaattacaaagccgaattttaaattttgttgagggaacccatatttcaagatccgaagggggattctgatcgtcttcttgctactgcgttaatgtccaaatcagtccaaatcagtttccacatcacatcttgttcatatattttctctttttttctttatgatctcttctgatagtctccttaagccaataaacaccaataataatcctgtgtgaatttttccgttcttccagtcctcaaatcgagatggtttccatatatcattgccttcatagataacagcgctctttccatcattaattacagaactgtcgttcttaagtcccactgaagagTTTcatccacaatataaaaacagctctatttctctatttctcctctcagacttaagtcctccgacagaacttcccaatatggcgacggtatttttaactgcgtcattccaaagccctTATACATTCCATGCTCTTCTTAAAACCTGCTCTGGTtcaaaagtttatctccacacagccttaaatccacagcttaagtccttaaaatgacatttctgacttgtgggtgggggggattcttgtttaatcacataaaggaaagaaaggaagttttttttcccctcccccatcagtccctttgccataccgagtcttggcgtatcttctcatgatCTATACTTGTTCCTCCGACTCGTTttgttttatcagagatctcttgttagcagtctttactcccccttcttccttgaaatatgttcATTAGCTTCATCCAAattatttcttttgaagttcttgcagctagtggaGCGGATCAGAGACGGCGTCCAGGAGTGCcgaaatcccacaggagggcattgtgcctagtgcccccacaaattcgggggtggtatagggcacagcaggcaagggaagTCTCCCACCATAATcctgggggggtagggaggctatttactcccatcacagcctccaatttacctcgtgtgggtcggagagatgcgcccctagtggtccctaggcagcctcctttatcgttAACGTCCCTATCTCCCTCACAATCGCttaccgatcagctgcttcctttcaacactcccttccctcttgtttgccttaatgTCTTTTCCTTAGATGGAGCagtttttttgctcctccttttatTCTAGTTTCTCTCGTCATTGCTTGAGTCTTCTTGTCTCCTCTCTTTACAAGTTCACtgcctttacctcccccctcccaggcagcctcctttattgctagcgtcccttatctccctcacAATCGCTTGCCGAACattggctttgtttcaacacccacttccctctttcaaaaaaagaagaatgatCTGCTTTTCGGtcctgggcaattcagctccagggaccattcattcgctccataagacgcataggcatttccccttactttttaggaagaaaaaagtgcatcttacggagtgaaaaatacagtagttatgtactttttgaactttcaataaagatgttacacgcgtgcacacacaaaaaaagatctGACCTGCAGACTCACTCAAGGTTTTATGGGTTATTCTAGCAGTTGCCTacagaaatgaaaatatattttcttttttcttcatagCAGCACCTCAAATTTGAATAATTTAGAACCAATACAACATGGAGGGGGGATGGCCTGTCATTCTCTTGCCTCTGAGACCATGCATTGCTGAGCTTTGTGATGTCATGGACTATTTTATGCAGTTTGTaataatttggggagggggaacctaTCACCCGCAGAATTTTGACAGGCAGCACACTTTCCATGTATGAAGGCAAAAGAGCTGGATGCTCTCTGCAGCAGTTTCAGATCCTTTCTGCCTTTGGTGAATCGTCTTTCATGCTTTAGAGAGCAATATGCTTTGTCAATACTTTGTTCCGGTTGCATCTGACAAACCATCACTTAGACCTTTTGAACTGTCTTCCAAACCAGCTGATCTCTTCAAAAACATgccacaacctttagaagaaatgATACAGGATAAATCAAGGGAAAATTGGGAGCGAACACATTGCAAGCTTTGAGACTGGAGCCAGAGTCTATGTATAATATTACATTTGAAAACACCCTCATTTGAGGTACACACCTGCATCTAGGAGTCAAGACAATATAAAAAGCCTGAAGTTCTAAAGACCAAAGATCAAGAAGTTCTGTACTCACTAAGGATTTCCATTCTTGGGGTCCTATACTAAAAGGCCTTGATCCCACCTATATCTATCAGTTTGGGCCAGACTACATTCTGCATACAAATGCAGGAGACAGGAACTCAATGACACCTTTTAAACAGGAAAACCAATTTGGGAGAGGGTGACTGGGAAGTAGAGAAAGAGCaggtggggaaagggttaagcgcACGCCTGACCCTCCCACCTCCTCTCCACACATAGATTGACACAGTTCTAAATCTTATAAATTCCTTATAAAATTGCAGTCAAATATCAACAATTAAGAACCACCATTTCCTCTAGCCAATCAGAGGCTGTCTGCttggttgggttggttggttttttaaataaaccataCACTAGACAAAGAAATACCTAAGTATATTTCTGATCCAATCAACACAAAATTCACTCTTCTTGCTAAgtcattgctgaaacaattaaaaatcaaaccCCATTCAAGAATCTCATCTAGGAAATCCTTACCTTTTACAGAAAGACCATGCCGCTCTTATAGAAGGTTTAATGGATGTAATTTGTTGCAATATGAATCTTGTTACCATACTTAGCAATCCGGGtgttttctgcatttgtaagataGCTGAAGCTACATCCAACGgggtatgaaaataataatagtgatggAATTAATGATttatagaaaagaaaaatcagattACACACACAAATCTCCACAATGTATTTCCCTAGCAGCAGCTATTAAATGACTGGGAAATCCAATTGTCCAAGTAAGGGAGACATGGCAGAAATATATATAACGATACATTGCGCGAAGACAGTGTATAGCATAATACTAGGACCTGGTGGTACAATATGTTCAATCTGTACTCTTCTGTTTTGGTTTGAAAGAGTTTTACTTGTTTTGATTATTGTGTAAATTGTTTTACTTGCTTTTACAGTCTGTACTATTGCAGTCTGCATCTGGGTTTCTCACCTTTCGGACAATGCAGAGACAGTTGTGGCAATAGTCTGCTGCCTGCTCTATGGACTGTACCATTCTTACAATTAGAGGGCTTGGAGAAGTCTTTAGGAACTGTCCTGATAGGCGTGCTGAGAACGTCCATCTTTGGTTGTTGGCAGGAAGCCGCTTGACCAGCATGGAACAACTCTTTTTTACTGAAGACACCAAGAAATTCAACTGTTTTGGCACGAGAGCAGATTTCAAAAATATCTGACAAGAAATAATCAAAGAAACAATCAAATACGTAACAAGAAATAATCAAATATGCAAAGTAATACAAATGGCATTTTTAAGAACAGAAAAATATCTAAGGGGTTTATAAGCTATATTGGCTACGCCCTTCCCACAAATCGGGTAAAAGTGAGAGCATATTGCTTATGAGACCAACTCTTCTTAAAATGCTAGAAGCAAACTCCAGAGTTACATAGACCTCTTCTCCAGATGTAAGTCttcaaaaggagggggaaatagaTGTTGCATAATGAGCAAAATCTGctggttttggggtggggtggggtgcgcaGAGTTGGTTGGCTGAGATTTTAAGGCACAGATAGTTACTCATAGGTGGCTATTATGCCTCAATCAAGTCCAGTTTGGCCATTCTCATGTAAATGTTACTTCCAATGACAAAGGAGCTTTGAGACAGGCATTTATTTGCTTGCTACTGGTGTAAGCaaggggtgtttgtttgtttgtttgtttttgtagcaTCTGCCTGACCAAAATGCTAGCCTGGATCCCCCCACAATTTAATTAGGATTTATGcagaaaattatttatttcaaatgtgatatcttttttaaaaaaaacaaaaaccaccaaaacCCTCTCCAGCCAAGCAGCTGTCTGCTATAACTGAACAACCTGTTTGCAATATTAAgcccccatctggaagcacccaaagaTAAGTGTTAAATGCTGTTAAGTCCATAATCGTCTTTCACACTGAAGAAAAAGTTACAGTCCAGAATAAACAGACCAATCTCCTATGTACAGAAGAATAATACCCTTAAATCTGGAGTCTAAATCACACACCAGCTTCAATGTGGCTTTCTCCTAGGCCAAGTGAAGAAAGGGGGTTGGGTTTATGGAGTCTGGACAGTGTACTCTTAATTCACTGTGCCTGTGAAAACAGAATAATGCTGTCCTCACATTACAGCTGTGATTGCGGTATAGAAATCTCTCCAGAAATATATAATGCTGTTTACTTGTGTTCAGAGGCACAACTTTGGGCCAAAGATTGGGGCGGCAGCGATGCAACACATGCGTAATGTCGTGcctatgacatcacacacacgtcATCAGGAGGAGGCGCATTGTCAGGAGGAGTCATGTAACACTTTATGAGCCATGTAGCACTTACTGTTTCTGTGCAAGAAGAGAATGGCATCCAGATATCCTTGTGAATAAAAGTCATTCAAAACCTAGGAAAAGGCATGCAATGCGTCAAAATAATCTTGGACAATGGGACTGTTCCAATTGTCAGTGGTGTAAGAGAAGACTGATGTTAAATGTAAGCActaaatttatttaaattatatttaaatgTTAAGAAATCTTTATCGTATGTAAGTTGTATTCTTTGAATGTGCCTCATGGTTAACAGTGCTCTTTTGAGTTCATTCCCCACCAGtgaaaaacccttttaaaaagcagtgcATCCAAATATGGCAATTAGATCAAAGTCTGGCAATTTGAACACAGAACTTTTCAGACTGTATAAAATAAGTGCTTGTACTCCAGCGAGCCTTTGCTGGCATCCCCTCCCCCTTTCGGTGCTCTTCCCCACCCAATATTTGTAAGCCATTTCTTAATTCTACTCCCTCATCTTTCTTGACAGACTGACGGACAACATAATAACCAGACAATTGAGGAAACCTACCCCGCAGTTGGGTGGAAATATGGCATAGCTAATTCTGCACAAGTTCTCTATGGATATCTGAATGGTGCAGTTTGCGATATGAAAGCCGTAGAACATTGCTGGGCAGTTCCGAGGGCAGATGTCAGTCTCTCCTGTGAAAGGAGACACGGTGATGGCAGTCTCCAAGTCGGAACAAGGCTGCAAGTTAGTGAAACCTCCATCAACGTACCGCTGCAAGAAAGCAACAGGGGTGTTTCAAGATAATTGCGTTAGGCAAATGCAGCACAGCTGAAGCAGAACTAGTACTTTGAAAGGTTAGCAGGAAAAAAAGCTGCATTCTAATACTGCTACTGTTGATTAAATTGCTTGGATCTCTAATAGCAAGTCACCATCGGATTCTTTCTTTTGCTGTAAAATATTTcttgatgttttgttgttttttttaaattgcttgtgTTTTTACTTGAGTGGATAAAAGTTGGTTTAAAATCTATATACCGCCTGatggttaaaaaaagagaaagcctcaaagcggttaacaaaacgataaaagaagaaaatgaagatAAATTTACAGCATTAGTTTAAAGCGTGCAAAAAGTTAGAATAATAAAACAAGTTAAAATTCACATCCACTTTCTAAGCTCCTTGTATAAACTTATTGTAACTGAAAGGCAATTGCTATTTATAGAATTCATGTATCTGTGGTATCCCTGAAGGcgaggctttttcttttttatcttttcttttggtAAAAAGTTAGGTACTGGCTGGCACTCACACCTTGCTGTGGGTTCCAGCACAAAATGACTGCCATtacaacacaaaagaaaagaggtaatGGTGCTTCATACCAGAGAGTatcagaacacaaaaaagcactgctggAAGGCCCACCTAGTTCTCAGTCAGTGAAGcttcatggtacagtggtacctcgggttaagtacttaattcgttctggaggtccgttcttaacctgaaactgttcttaacctgaagcaccactttagctaatggggcctcccgctgccgctgcaccgccggagcccaatttctgttcttatcctgaagcaaagttcttaacctgaagcactatttctgggttagcggagtctgtaacctgaagcgtatttaacctcaggtaccactgttaGTATTGCAAAACATAGCTTGCATACATAGCTTGCATACATTGCAAAACATAGCTTGCAGGACATTCCACTGTTAGTATTGCAAACATAGcttgcatactctccaacaccCAGGGGATCCAAATTGGGACACTCGTTTTTTTGGTCCCGAGCTCTCGCAGGAGCCAGCTAACTCACGCCAGAGCACTGGGACCAAAAAaaggggacattctgggatctaatcagaagccgggatggcttctgtactTCTAGGATGTTCTGCTTAAATCGGAACGGTTGAGCACTATAAGTTTGTGCGTGTATTAGACAGCATGAAAAGACAGAATAACCAGCCTTCTCTAGGATGGTGCTAAATAAACTCACCACACCtcggaaggagggagggatgaaGCCAGCATAGATTGGGATAAAGCAACTGCAAACCAATGCCTGTGGGAAGAGAAAGAATATCTGTGTGTTGTGGAGGCATTAGATGGATAGAAGCAATTCTATCATATTCTTCATTTAAAGGGACAAGCTGGTGAACTTTAGTGGCTAAGCCAGAAAGTCCTTGAAATTCAAACCTTGATTCTGCTATGAACTCAcaaagtatttttattattacctgCCCCTCACCCCATGGTCCCAGGGTGGatcacaacaattaaaacactttAACAATTAAAGTACTTTATTCATTACAGGATATTTATTgagggttacacacacacacacacacacacacacacacacacacacaccaatcaagcagtatataaatttcatgaaattattattttttaaaatccattttattACCTTGATGTTAATTTAAGTattattttaatcttattttcatcCCATAGAAAAGGAACTGTGTAATTACCTGAAATTGCAGTGAAAAATACTATAAagagctttgaaaaacaaaaaaataaaataaaaaatgaacttttTGTCACCTGGATAAGCTCCTCTTTGGAACTGTACTCAGAAACCACAACATTTTGGCCATCTACCAGACGGGTGAGAGAAACATAAAGCCGCCCTGTGGCCATCTGGTGAGAGTTCTCTGGCAGAATTTGGTGCAGTCTTTTCTGCAGGATACGAACCACACTGCAACCAGGGGCAAGAGGGCCAATTATGGGCTTCCTGGTATCTTGTGCAGCCCTGTAGAAAAACCTTTTTACATCATCTGGCAGAGGAGAAAAAACAAGCATTTATTAGAAAATGGCGGACAGGATTATTAGAATCACCTGTTATTAAATTATGCTCTCGGTTGTTTATAAGAATAGTTATCCCCACATTCCCTCCCATTCTTGCTATCTTGACAAATGCAGAGCTGGGACCAGGCATCTGCAGATATGACTTCCAGCTCTGCCCTTCTTCTGAACTGTTGAACTTAACACCATGATGGGGGAGATGGGTCGCAATTAGATATGAACTGCTGACTGAAGCCTACATATGAAAATCCATGTTATTTAAAGCATGCTAAAACAATTAACAGGTAGCTGGAAGGGACAATTACTCATGCACATGCCACA
It encodes the following:
- the PNPLA1 gene encoding omega-hydroxyceramide transacylase isoform X2; this encodes MYTLYMHTSNEVESPLISVGVIRGFLELAPGILRSAPKIYGASSGSIIAAAVVCELNLDDVKRFFYRAAQDTRKPIIGPLAPGCSVVRILQKRLHQILPENSHQMATGRLYVSLTRLVDGQNVVVSEYSSKEELIQALVCSCFIPIYAGFIPPSFRGVRYVDGGFTNLQPCSDLETAITVSPFTGETDICPRNCPAMFYGFHIANCTIQISIENLCRISYAIFPPNCGVLNDFYSQGYLDAILFLHRNNIFEICSRAKTVEFLGVFSKKELFHAGQAASCQQPKMDVLSTPIRTVPKDFSKPSNCKNGTVHRAGSRLLPQLSLHCPKASAILQMQKTPGLLSMVTRFILQQITSIKPSIRAAWSFCKRLWHVFEEISWFGRQFKRSK
- the PNPLA1 gene encoding omega-hydroxyceramide transacylase isoform X1, with the protein product MAEVDLSMSGAPLSFSFGASGFLAVYEIGVIRGFLELAPGILRSAPKIYGASSGSIIAAAVVCELNLDDVKRFFYRAAQDTRKPIIGPLAPGCSVVRILQKRLHQILPENSHQMATGRLYVSLTRLVDGQNVVVSEYSSKEELIQALVCSCFIPIYAGFIPPSFRGVRYVDGGFTNLQPCSDLETAITVSPFTGETDICPRNCPAMFYGFHIANCTIQISIENLCRISYAIFPPNCGVLNDFYSQGYLDAILFLHRNNIFEICSRAKTVEFLGVFSKKELFHAGQAASCQQPKMDVLSTPIRTVPKDFSKPSNCKNGTVHRAGSRLLPQLSLHCPKASAILQMQKTPGLLSMVTRFILQQITSIKPSIRAAWSFCKRLWHVFEEISWFGRQFKRSK